The Helicoverpa armigera isolate CAAS_96S chromosome 21, ASM3070526v1, whole genome shotgun sequence sequence aaaaatattttcgtaaagattttatttcacCTACCTATGTTATTGAAATCAGCAATTGCTGTTTtgatagaattttgatatttgtaatgtGTACTAATAGGTATCtaagtaatttcaaatttctatttctattaaGTAAGTAATTCAACAGATACATATGTAAGTCGTTTATTGAATACTGCCGTTTAGGAACTATCGGATTTTCATTTATTGGAATTGTGTATCTGAGATAATATTGTATCGGCCGAAGTCGTGTCGAATTGGAAAACTTTTTGCATTAAAGGAAAATTACTTCTTCGTTTTTTTGATCAAAgtgtaaattacttttttatgaaaaagctGACAAAGGGAATGTTAATAATAGCGGTTTCAAGGATTTCAATTGGTAAGAAAGAATAGAAACAGAGAGgtaacaaataaaacacttcAAAACAATTTTAGGTAAGTATCTACTCTTTTGACTATTGATATTCAGAGAGGccaatttatttacgtttagcaaataaattaaatctagtTAGAATTGCTAATTCATACACACCTACTAAGTATTTTGCAAATGAACAAGACAAACGTAAATAGGTGAAAATTAATGATGCAGACGTATTACACCTAGCTACATGTATTTAAAGAAACTTACAGAATCCTTgaattcgggcattataaagAAGTACCCAGTCTgatacttatgttttttttttctgggcaaaatgtatgttttttttttgttactgaaGTTGAGATGCGCCTAAAATGCTTCGTTTAGTTTGCTTgagtaaatagtaataaattgcgtgcgaacattacTGAAATGTACGCGAATTTGCAACCTTTGTGCGCAGTCTCACGATAGCAGTAGGTACAGTCGCACCAAcgcatacctacctattcatgttttgtttaacaattttggtgaaaattttatttaaacaattatttaagaTCTCACCTTAACAACATCCGTCCTTATTTTCACAGATTCATTCGGCCCAATAATCGTCCGAGCATACTTGCTGAATATAATTGGTATCTTGGGTTCTTGTAAATTCTGCTCTTTACAATGGTCAGCATAGTTTAAAGCTACACACAGGATCTTGTCAACTCCTGTGATTGGTGCCTTGAGAGTAACTTCGGAAACTGGTACCGAGGGAGGCTTATGCGTTGGAAATCTGGggagaaaaatattgttttattattttgttattctaACTTTCAATATTATGGTGGGAAGTAGAGAAGGAGGGTTGGTAGAGGGGAAGGGGTGTTTGCTGGTTAAAAGTTTGTAACAACCCAGAAGAAGTtgttagttaaaattatatggGAAATTAATCTGTGGTTAAAATTGTAAATGATATAGGGTGATGTCATGCTTTCAAAACCACAAAAACGTTGATAGAAATTTTGTACATGGGTGGAATTAGGGAAAAGGTATTATTttaggctactatttatccagGCTTGGGAATTAGTTCTCTTTGAACGTTATGAAACCATTGGAAGCAGCAAGTAGTGAATAagtaaatgataattatttttattagcaagTCATTCTATCTATACTTTATAACTTATGACTTCGAATAAAAATCTTCACTATGATAAATAAGACAATCTCTTTTTTATATCAAGAATAATTTGTTATCATTATCCTGTTATAACTTTCCATAGTTGATAAAAACTTTAgttaaatttgtttattttaatatgataaCTGCAAtggaatatttattatatcctgTTAGGTACTGcttctcataaatatttatttttctgtcttgtcatatcatgttttatttatataatattttgatatgttatttatttaggaaggTACAAAGGTTGTATCTTCTTACATCTGCATAAAAAGTTGTTAAcagtttgtaatattatttactgtcATACTTGAGAAATATTACCTTCTTgttgaaaaaacaaaatggagcACTAAAATAAGTGGTTCAAGATCATTGTTCaagattgaatttaaaaaaatttgaCATCCTAAAATTTTAATCAGTTTGGATTTAATTGATTGAAAAGATAAAAACCTAAGCAAggttaaaaaatcttattttaaaactaaaaccatattttttttattatgtttttatcaaTAGATTTTAGTTAGATGATAAGCTGATGTACTTATGTCAAacaactagccattttcccacAGTTACACCCtcatcctgtgggaactactgcccgtaccaggataaaatatagcctatgttactctcaGATAGTGTAGTTTTCTAATGGTaagagaatttttaaaatcggtctagtagtttttgactttatcaattacaaacaaagttttcctgtttataatatcagtataggtaggtacatagattaATCTAATCTTTTTCTGGttgtgtcggattaccgtcccatcacGGTGCACctaatagtgagtgcacctgtctgagtgcttgtgcactatgatatgtcctgcgcagttggctaatctccttatatgagaactgcCGCTGAttatcggctaggaggacatcatacaTAGATTAACGTTTATGATAGATACTCAACATGCTAATGCTTTTAATGCAAACAATACTGGTCAACGATACTCAACAATTAGCAGCCGAGTGGTGTATTTGTGGAAAATTACCATAATATGCTCCACTACatcaaaataaagtaatttggGTATAGTAATACATTCTAATAATTTAATGAttgattagttaaaatattaaaaggatagatttgattgtttattttttcaataggtACTTAAGGGCATTAAGTTATTTAAACGTCTATGTAACTAGACCTATCCATAAATTAATGGATAAAAATAGTCACTTACATTCTGGTAcgaacataaacaaataatatatttaaaaaaatctagtttaAATAAcccttaagtacctacataaaaacgcgatatttacttatgttttgtTGTGTTTATGTTCCTACTAGaatgtaagtaactatttttatccaTTAATTTATGGATAGGTCAAGGTACATATAAACGTTTAAATGActcaaagaaataggtctaTTTCTTTGACCTGAGTACATACGTATAATAATGCCGAGTATACAGCGGAAGccggtaaaataaaataaaaataaacttacccaAATACCCTATTGCAATGTTCATAGTTTAGCACTCCTAACATCGTAGAAGGCATCAATGAGTCAGCCTTATTAATATCTACAACTTTATCCCCTTCTAAATATCCCACTCGAATCTCATTCGGGTTCGAAGGATACGTAAATTGAACAAacttcatatttaaattatttgttacagCAAAAGTTCTTTTACTCTGAAATGTGTGCTTCGCTTGGCCTGTTGCTAACAAATGCGCAGTTTTGAGAACGCGCGCGTTTATCCCCATGGCACTCATGATTACCGGTATtagattatattatgtaattttaaagtgTTTACACGATTTCAAGGTTGTTGTTAGGCCGCGTTTACATTTGTCGGACTGCTTTTAAACAACGTCTGATGCCGGCGGTAAACTTGGTGATAAATGATAATATGTTATTTCAGATTAACCGAGTTTCTTTTCCTCTTCT is a genomic window containing:
- the LOC126056327 gene encoding fumarylacetoacetate hydrolase domain-containing protein 2 → MSAMGINARVLKTAHLLATGQAKHTFQSKRTFAVTNNLNMKFVQFTYPSNPNEIRVGYLEGDKVVDINKADSLMPSTMLGVLNYEHCNRVFGFPTHKPPSVPVSEVTLKAPITGVDKILCVALNYADHCKEQNLQEPKIPIIFSKYARTIIGPNESVKIRTDVVKKPDWEVELAVVIGKTGTNIKAEEAKDYIFGYTIAQDITARDWQKEKNGGQFLLGKSQDTFCPLGPYILSADEVPDPHNLSICCTLNGVVKQSSNTCQLIHTIPKIIERITTVMTLYPGDIILTGTPGGVGVHRNPPEFLKPGDKLVSEIERLGTLEVKVEQF